In a single window of the Microbacterium sp. SL75 genome:
- the pknB gene encoding Stk1 family PASTA domain-containing Ser/Thr kinase: protein MTTETRVLSGRYRVDDLIGRGGMASVYRGYDQTLGRTVAIKVLKADLAGDAAFRTRFRLEAQAASRMAHPTIVRVFDAGEDVETGEDGHERPVPYIVMELVHGRLLKDVIAAGPVPTDDALRYVDGILEALEYSHRAGVVHRDIKPGNVMITDSGRVKVMDFGIARAVSDSSSTVAETTAIVGTAAYFSPEQAKGESVDARADLYSTGVVLYELLTGRTPFRGETPVAVAYQHVSEAPVPPSEIVETVPRALDAIVLRALAKDPFQRPQDAASFREALDETVDGKGPTKRQMSALSNELYGPNPRQAAETARSLRQLSTDTTMRRTQPGPPVAWIWAGVTVLAVLLVAVLIWVMQIQPSDDVPTSAYTVPDVVDMSYDRAVETLEAQQLTTSRVNESDEKVAAGNVVSTVPEAGTNVTSGQRITVYVSTGPDTAKVPTLDGITESEARTSLQKAGLTVGSIRRQDDPALAAGTIISSSVQSGSEVAKGTTVNLVVASGQVVIVDYTGYTLEAAQRELESDSKQLTVKTQQDPGCKAATPPTVKTQSLAPGEVPVHSEITLTVCAGS, encoded by the coding sequence GTGACCACTGAGACGCGCGTCCTTTCCGGGCGCTACCGCGTCGACGACCTCATCGGTCGCGGCGGTATGGCCAGCGTCTACCGCGGGTACGACCAGACACTCGGCCGCACGGTCGCGATCAAGGTCCTGAAGGCCGACCTGGCCGGCGATGCGGCATTCCGCACGCGCTTCCGTCTCGAGGCGCAGGCGGCCTCGCGCATGGCTCACCCGACGATCGTCCGTGTGTTCGACGCGGGCGAAGACGTCGAGACCGGGGAGGACGGCCACGAGCGTCCGGTGCCGTACATCGTCATGGAGCTCGTACACGGTCGCCTGCTCAAGGACGTCATCGCCGCAGGCCCCGTCCCCACCGACGACGCCCTGCGATACGTCGATGGCATCCTGGAGGCTCTCGAGTACTCGCACCGCGCCGGTGTCGTCCACCGCGACATCAAGCCCGGCAACGTCATGATCACCGACTCCGGTCGTGTGAAGGTCATGGACTTCGGCATCGCCCGCGCGGTGTCCGACTCGTCGTCGACGGTCGCCGAGACCACGGCGATCGTCGGGACCGCGGCGTACTTCTCGCCCGAGCAGGCCAAGGGCGAGTCCGTCGACGCGCGCGCCGACCTGTACTCCACCGGCGTGGTGCTCTACGAGCTGCTCACGGGGCGCACGCCGTTCCGCGGCGAGACCCCGGTGGCCGTGGCCTACCAGCACGTCAGCGAGGCCCCCGTCCCGCCGAGCGAGATCGTCGAGACGGTTCCTCGGGCTCTGGATGCCATCGTGCTCCGCGCCCTGGCCAAAGATCCGTTCCAGCGTCCGCAGGACGCCGCGAGCTTCCGCGAAGCACTCGACGAGACGGTCGACGGCAAGGGACCCACGAAGCGCCAGATGTCGGCGCTGTCCAACGAGCTGTACGGACCCAACCCGCGTCAGGCGGCCGAGACGGCCCGCTCGTTGCGACAGCTCAGCACCGACACGACGATGCGTCGCACCCAACCCGGTCCTCCGGTGGCCTGGATCTGGGCCGGCGTCACCGTCCTCGCGGTGCTGCTGGTGGCGGTGCTCATCTGGGTCATGCAGATCCAACCGAGCGACGACGTCCCCACCAGTGCCTACACGGTTCCCGACGTCGTCGACATGTCGTACGACCGTGCCGTCGAGACACTCGAAGCTCAGCAGCTGACCACCAGCCGTGTGAACGAGTCCGATGAGAAGGTCGCTGCCGGAAACGTCGTGAGCACGGTCCCCGAGGCCGGAACCAACGTCACCTCGGGTCAACGGATCACGGTGTACGTCTCCACCGGCCCCGATACGGCGAAGGTGCCGACGCTCGACGGGATCACCGAGAGCGAGGCGCGTACGTCCCTGCAGAAGGCCGGTCTCACGGTCGGTTCGATACGACGCCAGGACGACCCCGCCCTGGCCGCGGGAACGATCATCTCGTCGAGCGTCCAATCGGGCTCCGAGGTCGCGAAGGGCACCACGGTCAACCTCGTGGTCGCGAGCGGTCAGGTCGTGATCGTGGACTACACCGGCTACACCCTCGAGGCTGCGCAGCGCGAGTTGGAGTCCGACTCGAAGCAGCTGACGGTGAAGACTCAGCAGGATCCCGGATGCAAGGCGGCTACGCCCCCGACGGTCAAGACGCAGTCGCTGGCCCCGGGCGAGGTCCCCGTGCACAGCGAGATCACGCTGACGGTGTGCGCGGGTTCCTGA
- a CDS encoding class E sortase yields the protein MQTVDQPQTRRGSRRGSAPRRRVSVIGVIGDVLVTAGVLVLLFVVWQLWIGDAIIGAQFKDQGKELSEQWNADPPPPAPSATTTTPARPAAPPTADPPALEQPGDAERFGVVYIPRLGPDYHFTVAGGVSSSRTLDPIGLGHYPDTAMPGQVGNFAIAGHRGSHGAPFADLPSLRIGDAIVVETEVGWFTYRFRNIEYVRPDGVNVLLPTPQQPQIEATDRLITMTTCSPRYGFSERAIGYGVFESFTPRTDAGPPASLTSGAS from the coding sequence GTGCAGACCGTCGACCAGCCGCAGACCCGTCGGGGATCACGGCGCGGGAGCGCGCCGCGTCGCCGGGTGTCCGTCATCGGGGTGATCGGCGATGTGTTGGTCACCGCCGGCGTCCTCGTGCTCCTCTTCGTCGTGTGGCAGCTCTGGATCGGCGACGCCATCATCGGCGCGCAGTTCAAGGATCAGGGCAAAGAGCTCAGCGAGCAATGGAACGCCGATCCTCCGCCGCCCGCCCCCTCTGCCACCACGACGACTCCGGCGCGGCCGGCAGCACCGCCCACCGCGGACCCGCCCGCCCTGGAGCAGCCGGGAGACGCGGAACGCTTCGGCGTGGTCTACATTCCGCGTCTCGGACCCGACTACCACTTCACCGTGGCCGGAGGAGTCAGCTCCTCGCGCACGCTCGACCCGATCGGTCTCGGCCACTACCCCGACACCGCGATGCCCGGACAGGTGGGCAACTTCGCCATCGCCGGCCACCGCGGCAGCCACGGCGCGCCCTTCGCCGACCTTCCTTCGCTGCGTATCGGTGACGCCATCGTCGTCGAGACCGAGGTTGGCTGGTTCACCTACCGCTTCCGAAACATCGAGTACGTGCGCCCCGACGGTGTGAATGTCCTGCTGCCCACGCCGCAGCAGCCGCAGATCGAGGCGACGGACCGCCTCATCACCATGACCACCTGCAGCCCGCGCTACGGCTTCTCGGAGCGTGCGATCGGCTACGGCGTCTTCGAGTCCTTCACCCCGCGGACCGACGCCGGTCCGCCGGCGTCCCTGACCTCTGGAGCATCCTGA
- a CDS encoding peptidylprolyl isomerase, producing MANHTAVATLHTNHGDIVVNLFGDHAPRTVRNFVGLSDGTQEWTNPATGAKGEGPLYKDVIFHRIIPNFMIQGGDPLGQGIGGPGYNFNDEISPELDFTQPYKLAMANAGLRRNAITGQPEGTNGSQFFITTDPTPWLQGKHTIFGEVADEASKAVVDKIAAVPTAAGDRPIEPVVLQSVDVVSV from the coding sequence ATGGCCAACCACACCGCCGTAGCGACCCTGCACACCAACCACGGCGACATCGTCGTCAACCTGTTCGGCGACCACGCTCCGCGTACCGTCCGCAACTTCGTCGGACTCTCCGACGGAACCCAGGAGTGGACGAACCCGGCGACGGGCGCCAAGGGCGAGGGCCCTCTCTACAAGGACGTCATCTTCCACCGGATCATCCCCAACTTCATGATCCAGGGCGGCGACCCGCTCGGTCAGGGCATCGGTGGACCGGGATACAACTTCAACGACGAGATCAGCCCCGAGCTGGACTTCACCCAGCCCTACAAGCTCGCCATGGCCAACGCCGGTCTGCGCCGCAACGCCATCACCGGCCAGCCCGAGGGCACCAACGGATCGCAGTTCTTCATCACGACCGACCCGACTCCGTGGCTCCAGGGCAAGCACACCATCTTCGGTGAGGTGGCCGACGAGGCCTCGAAGGCCGTCGTCGACAAGATCGCCGCCGTTCCCACCGCTGCGGGCGACCGCCCGATCGAGCCCGTCGTGCTCCAGTCGGTCGACGTCGTCTCGGTCTGA
- the gyrA gene encoding DNA gyrase subunit A → MADDITPESDDVRGEPAHDHGKIDQVDLQLEMQRSYLDYAMSVIVGRALPDVRDGLKPVHRRVIYGMYDGGFRPDKSFSKCARVVGEVMGHYHPHGDAPIYDALVRLVQPWSLRYPLALGQGNFGSPGNQGAAAPRYTETKMAPLALEMVRDIEEETVDFQDNYDGQTQEPTVLPARFPNLLVNGSVGIAVGMATNIPPHNLREVSSGALWALENPDATREELLEALMERIPGPDFPTRAQILGTRGIKDAYRTGRGSITMRAVVNIEEIQGRTCLVITELPYQVNPDNVAVKIGDLAREGKITGVADIRDESSGRTGQRLVVVLKRDAVAKVVLNNLYKHTQLQENFGANMLAIVDGVPRTLSLDGFISLWIDHQVEVIVRRTQYRLRKAEERMHILRGYLKALDALDDVIALIRRSPTAQDANEGLQKLLDIDDIQAQAILDMQLRRLAALERQKIVDEATELEARIADYNDILATPARQRTIIRDELTAITDRFGDDRRTEILHGFDGDVSIEDLIAEEEMVVTVTRDGYIKRTRSDNYRSQHRGGKGVKGAQLRADDVVEHFFVTTTHHWLLFFTNKGRVYRSKAYEVPEAGRDAKGQHVANLLALQPDEEIAQILDIRDYNVATYLVLATRNGLVKKTRLDEYDTNRQGGVIAIKLRGQVAEEGDEAEQGGADELVSAMLVDEGDDILLISRLGQSLRFSATDSALRPMGRSTSGVKGMDFREGDSLLSASVAKDDEFVFVVTEGGYAKRTAVTEYRMQNRGGLGIKVARLTDDRGVLAGGMMVSEGDEVLVVLASGKVVRSAVAEVPAKGRDTMGVVFARAGGDDRIIAIARNAERNLTETTETTTEPAASPADEADASSSETPEESTDA, encoded by the coding sequence ATGGCTGACGACATCACGCCCGAATCCGACGACGTCCGCGGCGAGCCGGCGCACGACCACGGGAAGATCGACCAGGTCGACCTCCAACTCGAGATGCAGCGGAGTTATCTCGACTACGCGATGAGCGTCATCGTCGGGCGCGCTCTGCCCGATGTGCGTGACGGCCTCAAGCCCGTGCACCGCCGTGTGATCTACGGCATGTACGACGGCGGTTTCCGTCCCGACAAGTCGTTCTCGAAGTGCGCCCGTGTGGTCGGCGAGGTGATGGGTCACTACCACCCGCACGGTGACGCCCCCATCTACGACGCCCTCGTGCGCCTCGTGCAGCCGTGGTCTCTGCGCTACCCCCTCGCTCTCGGTCAGGGCAACTTCGGTTCGCCCGGCAACCAGGGTGCGGCCGCGCCCCGATACACCGAGACCAAGATGGCTCCTCTCGCGCTCGAGATGGTGCGCGACATCGAAGAAGAGACCGTCGACTTCCAGGACAACTACGACGGTCAGACCCAGGAACCGACGGTCCTTCCCGCGCGCTTCCCGAACCTGCTCGTCAACGGTTCGGTCGGCATCGCGGTCGGCATGGCCACGAACATCCCCCCGCACAACCTGCGCGAGGTCTCGTCCGGTGCCCTCTGGGCCCTCGAGAACCCGGATGCCACGCGCGAGGAGCTGCTCGAAGCGCTGATGGAGCGCATTCCCGGCCCCGACTTCCCGACGCGTGCGCAGATCCTCGGCACCCGCGGCATCAAGGACGCCTACCGCACCGGCCGAGGCTCGATCACGATGCGGGCCGTCGTCAACATCGAGGAGATCCAGGGCCGCACGTGCCTCGTGATCACCGAGCTGCCCTACCAGGTGAACCCCGACAACGTCGCCGTCAAGATCGGCGACCTCGCTCGCGAGGGCAAGATCACGGGCGTCGCCGACATCCGCGACGAGAGTTCGGGGCGCACCGGTCAGCGCTTGGTCGTCGTGCTCAAGCGCGACGCCGTCGCGAAGGTCGTGCTGAACAACCTGTACAAGCACACGCAGCTGCAGGAGAACTTCGGCGCGAACATGCTCGCGATCGTCGACGGCGTGCCCCGCACCCTGTCTCTCGACGGCTTCATCAGCCTGTGGATCGACCACCAGGTCGAGGTCATCGTGCGTCGCACGCAGTACCGCCTCCGCAAGGCCGAGGAGCGCATGCACATCCTGCGCGGCTATCTGAAGGCGCTCGACGCGCTCGACGACGTCATCGCGCTCATCCGTCGGTCGCCGACGGCTCAGGATGCCAACGAGGGCCTGCAGAAGCTTCTCGACATCGACGACATCCAGGCGCAGGCCATCCTCGACATGCAGCTGCGTCGACTCGCGGCCCTCGAGCGTCAGAAGATCGTCGACGAGGCCACCGAGCTCGAGGCGCGGATCGCGGACTACAACGACATCCTCGCCACCCCCGCCCGTCAGCGCACCATCATCCGCGACGAGCTCACGGCGATCACCGATCGCTTCGGCGACGACCGTCGCACCGAAATCCTGCACGGATTCGACGGCGACGTCTCGATCGAAGACCTCATCGCCGAAGAGGAGATGGTCGTCACGGTCACCCGCGACGGCTATATCAAGCGCACACGCAGCGACAACTACCGCTCGCAGCATCGCGGCGGCAAGGGTGTGAAGGGCGCGCAGCTGCGCGCAGACGACGTGGTCGAGCACTTCTTCGTCACCACGACGCACCACTGGCTGTTGTTCTTCACGAACAAGGGTCGCGTGTACCGCTCGAAGGCCTACGAGGTCCCCGAGGCCGGCCGGGATGCCAAGGGTCAGCACGTCGCGAACCTGCTCGCCCTTCAGCCCGATGAGGAGATTGCGCAGATCCTCGACATCCGCGACTACAACGTCGCGACGTACCTCGTGCTCGCGACCCGCAACGGTCTCGTCAAGAAGACCCGCCTCGACGAGTACGACACCAACCGACAGGGCGGTGTGATCGCCATCAAGCTCCGCGGCCAGGTCGCGGAAGAGGGCGACGAGGCCGAACAGGGCGGTGCGGACGAGCTGGTCAGCGCCATGTTGGTCGACGAGGGCGATGACATCCTGCTCATCAGCCGCCTCGGACAGTCGTTGCGGTTCTCCGCCACCGACAGTGCGCTGCGACCGATGGGTCGGTCGACCTCAGGCGTAAAGGGTATGGACTTCCGCGAGGGGGACAGCCTGCTCTCGGCATCGGTGGCGAAGGACGACGAATTCGTCTTCGTCGTGACCGAGGGCGGATACGCCAAGCGCACCGCGGTCACCGAGTACCGCATGCAGAACCGTGGTGGTCTGGGCATCAAGGTGGCTCGTCTGACCGATGATCGCGGCGTTCTCGCGGGCGGAATGATGGTGTCGGAGGGCGACGAGGTCCTCGTGGTTCTTGCCAGCGGCAAGGTGGTACGCTCTGCCGTGGCCGAGGTCCCCGCCAAGGGGCGCGACACCATGGGTGTCGTGTTCGCACGAGCCGGAGGTGATGACAGGATCATCGCCATCGCCCGAAACGCAGAGCGGAACCTGACCGAGACGACGGAGACGACCACGGAGCCCGCCGCTTCCCCCGCGGACGAGGCCGACGCCTCCTCCTCCGAGACCCCCGAGGAAAGTACTGACGCATGA
- a CDS encoding acyltransferase family protein — protein MHTALSTTTPDISRRDLTLDLARVTAVCFVVIVHLLQVGVGWGPAGSLVTSRPAEMQPWFDTATWFGQIMPLFFVVGGFASAAGWATWTARGGDALGFVRSRTLRLAQPALPLFLFVAVVLVAATAIGVDPSLVAAAVVGVGMPLWFLAAYLLCQAVVPLAAQWHARAPRGTLAVLLTAVVAVDALRFLSGVEELGYLNLLFVWPLIQQLGFWYRDGWFDRRSAVSLLALATACYLVVGAVVVWGPYSDNMLANLNPPTLPLVLFGLAQACLLRLAKPALTALMRTRLAQGVVFAVGSRLMTVYLWHLPVILIISGIALLIPGAAPAPASPQWWATRPLVFLATAIVLGLLSLILIRFEALGDLPPAPGSVILAIAWFCAFLPPFAVTLQGMNTVLAVGGAVLYTASVVLLRRGRRRRAS, from the coding sequence ATGCATACAGCGCTCTCGACGACGACGCCGGATATCTCGCGCCGCGATCTGACTCTGGATCTCGCCCGCGTCACGGCCGTGTGCTTCGTGGTCATCGTGCACTTGCTGCAGGTCGGGGTGGGGTGGGGCCCCGCCGGCTCCCTCGTCACCTCACGGCCCGCAGAGATGCAGCCCTGGTTCGATACCGCGACCTGGTTCGGACAGATCATGCCGCTCTTCTTCGTCGTCGGCGGATTCGCTTCCGCGGCGGGGTGGGCGACGTGGACGGCCCGCGGCGGTGATGCCCTCGGCTTCGTGCGTTCGCGGACGTTGCGGCTGGCGCAACCGGCCCTGCCCCTGTTCCTCTTCGTCGCGGTCGTCCTGGTCGCCGCCACCGCCATCGGGGTCGATCCGTCGCTGGTCGCCGCCGCCGTCGTCGGAGTCGGGATGCCGCTGTGGTTCCTGGCCGCATACCTGTTGTGCCAGGCGGTGGTCCCCCTCGCCGCTCAGTGGCATGCGCGGGCCCCTCGGGGAACCCTCGCGGTGCTTCTGACCGCAGTCGTGGCGGTGGACGCCCTACGGTTCCTCTCCGGGGTGGAGGAACTGGGCTACCTCAATCTCCTGTTCGTCTGGCCCCTCATCCAGCAGCTGGGATTCTGGTACCGCGACGGGTGGTTCGATCGCCGCTCGGCGGTATCTCTCCTCGCCCTCGCGACCGCCTGCTACCTCGTGGTCGGCGCCGTGGTCGTGTGGGGGCCCTACTCCGACAACATGCTGGCGAATCTCAACCCGCCCACTCTTCCCCTCGTGCTGTTCGGTCTCGCTCAGGCGTGTCTGCTGCGTCTGGCGAAGCCCGCGCTCACCGCGCTCATGCGCACGCGCCTCGCGCAGGGGGTGGTGTTCGCGGTCGGATCCCGCCTGATGACGGTGTACCTGTGGCACCTGCCCGTCATCCTCATCATCTCGGGGATCGCCCTGCTCATCCCCGGCGCAGCTCCCGCACCCGCGAGTCCGCAGTGGTGGGCGACGCGCCCCCTGGTCTTCCTGGCGACGGCGATCGTGCTCGGGTTGCTCTCGCTGATCCTGATCCGATTCGAGGCGCTGGGCGACCTTCCGCCGGCACCGGGATCGGTCATCCTGGCGATCGCGTGGTTCTGCGCATTCCTCCCGCCCTTCGCCGTGACGCTGCAGGGGATGAACACGGTCCTCGCGGTCGGCGGAGCGGTCCTGTACACGGCATCCGTCGTTCTGCTCCGAAGAGGGCGGCGACGACGCGCCTCGTGA
- a CDS encoding NUDIX hydrolase, with protein sequence MDMRVAAYAVVTDADDRVLLAHWIDGRRGAWTLPGGGLEDGEDPVHAVRREVREETGFRVVVDDLLGIHSRVIPAEARLAGGATGPLHALRIVYRARVVGGRLRFETDGSTDRAEWFTLAATRKLRRVQLVDVALRMAGLLGS encoded by the coding sequence ATGGACATGCGCGTGGCCGCGTACGCCGTCGTCACCGACGCCGACGACCGTGTGCTGCTCGCCCACTGGATAGACGGCCGGCGAGGGGCGTGGACCCTTCCCGGCGGGGGCCTCGAGGACGGTGAAGACCCCGTCCACGCGGTGCGCCGCGAAGTGCGCGAAGAAACGGGGTTCCGCGTCGTCGTCGACGACCTGCTCGGCATCCATTCTCGGGTGATTCCGGCCGAAGCTCGGCTCGCGGGCGGAGCCACGGGTCCGCTGCACGCGTTGCGGATCGTCTACCGCGCACGCGTCGTGGGTGGCCGGCTGAGATTCGAGACCGACGGATCGACCGACAGGGCCGAGTGGTTCACCCTCGCGGCCACGCGGAAGCTTCGACGTGTTCAGCTCGTCGACGTAGCCCTGCGGATGGCAGGCCTCCTCGGCTCCTGA
- a CDS encoding cell division protein CrgA translates to MARIGKGEDPIAERNEGGSAPNPVWFLPIMIGLMLIGLVWVLVFYLSNSQFPIPGIGPWNLVIGFGIAFVGFLMTTKWR, encoded by the coding sequence ATGGCTCGAATTGGCAAAGGCGAAGACCCGATCGCTGAGCGCAACGAAGGCGGATCGGCTCCGAACCCCGTGTGGTTCCTGCCCATCATGATCGGCCTCATGCTCATCGGCCTCGTGTGGGTGCTGGTGTTCTATCTCAGCAACTCGCAGTTCCCGATCCCGGGTATCGGTCCGTGGAACCTCGTCATCGGCTTCGGCATCGCCTTCGTCGGGTTCCTCATGACCACGAAGTGGCGCTGA
- a CDS encoding DUF3566 domain-containing protein: MSTVADKLAKKSTHKTPAKQVRLRLVYIDFWSAVKLSFLAAVALAIVTVVSYFLIYLVVSATLLTKLDEFFTSFTDGGATLSQYVGLPQVMAFAAIIAILNLVIVTVLGAVMAGIYNLAVKVTGGLLVGFTSN; encoded by the coding sequence ATGAGCACGGTAGCCGACAAGCTCGCCAAGAAGTCGACTCACAAGACCCCCGCCAAGCAGGTCCGACTGCGCCTGGTGTACATCGACTTCTGGTCGGCGGTGAAGCTGTCGTTCCTGGCGGCGGTCGCCCTGGCCATCGTCACGGTGGTCTCGTACTTCCTGATCTACCTCGTTGTCTCGGCGACACTGCTGACGAAGCTCGATGAGTTCTTCACCAGCTTTACCGACGGTGGTGCGACCCTGTCCCAGTACGTCGGCCTTCCCCAGGTGATGGCGTTCGCGGCCATCATCGCCATCTTGAACCTCGTCATCGTCACGGTGCTGGGCGCCGTGATGGCGGGCATCTACAACCTGGCGGTCAAGGTCACCGGCGGCCTTCTCGTCGGGTTCACCTCGAACTGA
- a CDS encoding rhomboid family intramembrane serine protease — protein MTLGIIAVTGLAYVIGLIPGVGGVVRNLLAFNSLYLVPQLGVLEPWRLLTVALVHSGFFHVGLNMLALWFIGRSLEPLLGRGRFLALYLIGALGGSVAVALLAPGVSTVGASGAIFALFGALLVIGRHIGADIRVIALLIAINFAWPFVIAAIGAIGSGDFAGSLAAVGISWQAHLGGLVTGAGVGLIYARTRAAAQKRLQIGLLVGFSVLLIALLAIPALFYV, from the coding sequence ATGACGCTGGGCATCATCGCCGTCACCGGACTCGCCTACGTCATCGGTCTGATCCCCGGTGTGGGCGGGGTCGTGCGAAACCTGCTTGCGTTCAACAGCCTCTACCTCGTGCCGCAACTGGGTGTGCTGGAGCCGTGGCGCCTGCTGACGGTCGCCCTCGTCCACAGCGGCTTCTTCCACGTGGGCCTGAACATGCTCGCGCTCTGGTTCATCGGGCGCAGCCTCGAGCCCCTGCTCGGCCGCGGTCGTTTTCTCGCGCTCTATCTGATCGGCGCGCTGGGCGGATCCGTTGCGGTCGCGCTCCTCGCCCCCGGCGTGTCCACGGTCGGTGCCTCGGGCGCGATCTTCGCGTTGTTCGGTGCCCTCCTGGTGATCGGAAGGCACATCGGGGCGGACATCCGCGTCATCGCCCTGCTCATCGCCATCAACTTCGCCTGGCCGTTCGTGATCGCGGCCATCGGTGCCATCGGGTCGGGCGACTTCGCCGGATCCCTCGCGGCGGTGGGCATCTCGTGGCAGGCCCACCTCGGCGGTCTCGTCACCGGAGCGGGAGTGGGGCTGATCTATGCACGCACCCGTGCGGCGGCGCAGAAGCGCCTGCAGATCGGTCTGCTGGTCGGGTTCAGCGTTCTGCTGATCGCCCTGCTGGCAATCCCGGCTCTCTTCTACGTCTGA
- a CDS encoding anthranilate synthase component II, which yields MRPWRVVVVDNRDSFVHTLAGYLRDLGAETVLLDSRESGLPGRAARDADAILVSPGPGHPDDAGHSIAVVRAAFGAGIPLLGVCLGHQAIAAAFGARVGHAPELLHGITSVIRHRGQGVFEDLPAGFVATRYHSLAVEPDSLPAELKITAQTDSGVVMGVRHRTAPIEGVQFHPESVLTEGGHLLLGRWLENAGLPGAAARGLLLHPRGVRNPRTPSA from the coding sequence GTGAGGCCCTGGCGCGTCGTCGTCGTCGACAATCGCGATAGCTTCGTCCATACCCTCGCCGGCTACCTTCGCGACCTGGGCGCCGAGACCGTCCTCCTCGATTCGCGAGAGTCTGGGCTACCCGGGCGCGCGGCGAGGGACGCGGACGCGATCCTCGTCTCCCCGGGGCCAGGGCACCCTGACGACGCCGGGCACTCCATCGCCGTGGTCCGCGCGGCGTTCGGCGCCGGCATCCCCCTGCTCGGGGTCTGCCTCGGTCATCAGGCCATCGCGGCGGCTTTCGGTGCCCGTGTGGGGCATGCGCCAGAGCTGTTGCACGGGATCACGAGCGTCATCCGGCATCGAGGCCAGGGCGTCTTCGAGGACCTCCCCGCGGGATTCGTCGCCACGAGGTATCACTCCCTCGCGGTCGAGCCGGACTCGCTCCCGGCCGAGCTCAAGATCACCGCGCAGACGGACAGCGGCGTGGTGATGGGTGTACGCCACCGAACCGCGCCGATCGAGGGGGTGCAGTTCCACCCCGAGAGCGTGCTCACCGAAGGCGGCCACCTTCTGCTCGGCCGCTGGCTCGAGAACGCCGGGCTACCGGGAGCCGCCGCGCGCGGCTTGCTGCTTCACCCCCGCGGGGTCAGGAACCCGCGCACACCGTCAGCGTGA
- a CDS encoding aminoacyl-tRNA deacylase — protein MSDPTIRVREAARERGLSVDVRERPAASSLDEAAELLGIPSASIVKTLVVKRSDDTYLFALVPGDRAISWPKLRAVVGVNKLRLPEPELALAATGYERGTIVPIGSTTDWPVFADERIVGTRIAMGAGAHGYSVFVEADELIASYGATVADITVERA, from the coding sequence GTGAGCGATCCCACCATCAGAGTCCGAGAGGCCGCGCGAGAGCGCGGCCTCTCGGTCGATGTGCGTGAGCGTCCGGCGGCGTCGAGCCTCGACGAGGCGGCCGAGCTCCTCGGCATCCCCTCTGCATCCATTGTGAAGACGCTGGTCGTCAAGCGGTCCGACGACACGTACCTGTTCGCTCTCGTGCCCGGTGACCGTGCCATCTCTTGGCCGAAGCTGCGTGCGGTGGTCGGGGTCAACAAGCTGCGCCTCCCGGAGCCCGAGCTGGCCCTCGCCGCCACCGGCTACGAGCGAGGCACCATCGTCCCCATCGGCAGCACGACCGACTGGCCGGTCTTCGCCGACGAACGCATCGTGGGCACGCGCATCGCCATGGGGGCCGGAGCGCACGGTTACAGCGTGTTCGTCGAGGCCGATGAGCTCATCGCCTCTTACGGCGCAACCGTCGCCGACATCACGGTGGAGCGCGCCTGA